One Setaria viridis chromosome 5, Setaria_viridis_v4.0, whole genome shotgun sequence genomic region harbors:
- the LOC117858148 gene encoding trihelix transcription factor ASR3 → MMSANDNSPPAVEAAAATASTPRSRLPRWTRHETLVLIQARRAMERRALQLPVRPRPKWAAVSAYCRRHGVERGPMQCRKRWGNLSWDLKKIVAWEGKAAAGDGAGAALPPPQQHESFWDMRGEQRRARQLPSSFDREVYDALVCGTPAVAEDAAAALPNFGDGELEGVYRQPPIMVMPISARKYEPPPASSEHECSGPVTESDKKAGAAASDKNSTSQHDGGGGYKDSDATFVAGEAEGTTTATPAATVSIGKQVIEALERGNRALEQQLEAQKCSWRADREQRAALLGALDRLAGAVGRIADKL, encoded by the exons ATGATGTCTGCCAACGACaactcgccgccggcggtggaggctgcggcggccaccgcctccACGCCGCGGTCGCGGCTGCCCCGGTGGACGCGGCACGAGACGCTGGTCCTGATCCAGGCGAGGCGCGCCATGGAGCGGCGCGCCCTGCAGCTTCCCGTGCGACCGCGGCCCAAGTGGGCGGCGGTGTCGGCCTACTGCCGGCGCCACGGCGTGGAGCGCGGGCCCATGCAGTGCCGGAAGCGCTGGGGCAACCTGTCCTGGGACCTCAAGAAGATCGTCGCTTGGGAGGggaaggccgccgccggcgacggcgctggcgccgcgctgccgccgccgcagcagcatgAGTCGTTCTGGGACATGcgcggcgagcagcggcgcgcCAGGCAGCTGCCGTCGTCGTTCGACCGCGAGGTGTACGACGCGCTCGTCTGCGGCacgcccgccgtcgccgaggacgccgccgccgcgctaccGAActtcggcgacggcgagctggaGGGCGTGTACCGGCAGCCGCCCATCATGGTCATGCCCATATCAG CAAGGAAGTATGAGCCACCACCTGCCTCCTCTGAACACGAATGCTCTGGTCCAG TGACGGAGAGCGACAAgaaggccggcgcggcggcgtcggacaAGAACTCGACGTCgcagcacgacggcggcggcgggtacaAGGACAGCGACGCGACGTTCGTGGCCGGCGAAGCAGAGGGCAccacgacggcgacgccggcggcgacggtgagcaTCGGGAAGCAGGTGATCGAGGCCCTGGAGCGGGGCAACCGGGCGCTGGAGCAGCAGCTGGAGGCGCAGAAGTGCAGCTGGCGCGCGGACAGGGAGCAGAGGGCGGCCCTCCTCGGCGCGCTGGAcaggctcgccggcgccgtcggcaGGATCGCCGACAAGCTCTGA